In the Mytilus trossulus isolate FHL-02 chromosome 1, PNRI_Mtr1.1.1.hap1, whole genome shotgun sequence genome, one interval contains:
- the LOC134712743 gene encoding alpha-L-fucosidase-like, protein MAKQWLLILICCIGLQYSCAKYTPDWASLDTRPLPKWYDEAKFGIFVHWGVFSVPSFHSEWFWPLWKSKHPPQDIADFMKRNYPPDFTYADFAKDFTAEFFNPDEWADIFKASGAGYVVLTSKHGEGFPNWPSSHSFNWNAKAVGPNRDLVGDLAAAIRNRTDIKFGTYYCLSEWLNPLYLKDKASNFTTQNYVKTKTMPDLYELVRNYKPDIVWADMVDDMGPSSYWTAKEFLAWLFNESPVKYTVVTNDRWGPDCKCKHGSYKTCTDKFNPGVLQKFKWENCMTIDKGSWGYRRNANLEAYLTIHQIISTFASTISCGGNMLMNVGPTKYGKIMPIFEERLRQFGQWLKVNGEGVYSTVPWSHQNDTVTKYTWYTKRHMENEGTVVYVFLLSWPEDTVFKLGAPITSQQTEVSMLGYPDKFDWKAGPGGQGIYVTIPIIPWNKLPCEWAWVLRLTHISN, encoded by the exons ATGGCGAAACAGTGGTTGTTGATTCTTATTTGCTGTATAGGATTACAGtacagttgtgccaaatatacTCCTGATTGGGCCTCTTTGGATACAAGACCGTTACCTAAATGGTATGACGAGGCCAAATTTGGAATTTTCGTTCATTGGGGAGTATTTTCTGTTCCAAGTTTCCATTCAGAATGGTTTTGGCCACTATGGAAGTCAAAGCACCCACCTCAAGATATTGCAGACTTCATGAAAAGAAATTACCCACCTGATTTTACCTATGCTGACTTTGCTAAAGATTTTACAGCTGAATTCTTCAATCCAGACGAATGGGCAGACATATTTAAAGCATCTGGAGCAGG ataTGTAGTTCTGACCAGTAAACATGGTGAAGGATTTCCTAACTGGCCATCTTCTCATTCATTTAACTGGAATGCAAAAGCAGTGGGACCAAACAGGGATCTTGTTG gCGATCTGGCTGCAGCAATACGAAACAGAACGGATATAAAATTTGGAACATACTACTGTCTTTCAGAATGGCTTAATCCACTCTATCTTAAAGATAAGGCATCAAACTTCACAACCCAGAACTATGTTAAG ACAAAAACCATGCCAGACCTGTATGAACTAGTACGTAATTATAAACCCGACATTGTATGGGCTGATATGGTTGATGATATGGGACCTTCCTCATACTGGACTGCTAAAGAATTTCTGGCTTGGTTGTTTAATGAAAG CCCAGTAAAATACACTGTTGTTACAAATGACCGATGGGGTCCAGATTGTAAATGCAAACATGGTAGCTACAAAACCTGTACAGATAAATTCAATCCAG GTGTTTTACAGAAATTCAAATGGGAGAATTGTATGACAATAGACAAAGGATCATGGGGATATCGCAGAAATGCTAACCTCGAAGCCTATCTGACTATTCATCAAatcatttcaacatttgcatccACAATCAG CTGTGGTGGTAACATGCTGATGAATGTAGGACCAACCAAATACGGCAAAATCATGCCAATATTTGAAGAAAGACTCCGTCAGTTTGGCCAATGGTTGAAGGTTAATGGAGAAGGGGTTTACAGTACGGTTCCATGGAGCCACCAGAATGATACAGTCACTAAATATACATG GTATACTAAACGACATATGGAGAATGAAGGAACTGTGGTGTATGTATTTCTCCTTTCATGGCCTGAAGACACAGTTTTCAAATTAGGAGCACCAATCACATCACAACAGACAGAAGTCAGCATGCTCGGTTACCCAGATAAATTTGATTGGAAAGCTGGCCCCGGTGGTCAAGGAATTTATGTCACTATACCAATTATACCATGGAACAAACTACCATGTGAATGGGCATGGGTACTTAGACTAACGCATATATCAAATTAG